From Paenibacillus sp. V4I7, one genomic window encodes:
- a CDS encoding CBO0543 family protein gives MVAIIYSVLWLLVALRFADRNWEKYYPTLLFAALCNALYEFICYQYQLWQMEPNGLPVATIPILLLILIGMPVSTWVYLSNYPRNRKLLSQAYYIILFTGIFVLLEFVSVKCGSITYHNGWNLLWSSLFDMIMFIMLRIHYRKPLFGLLMSVPYTGLLMIIFNVGFDKMK, from the coding sequence TTGGTTGCGATTATATACTCGGTTTTATGGTTACTAGTAGCTCTTCGGTTTGCGGACCGAAACTGGGAGAAGTACTATCCAACACTCCTCTTTGCTGCGCTTTGTAATGCTCTATATGAGTTTATCTGTTATCAATATCAACTTTGGCAAATGGAGCCGAATGGTCTTCCTGTTGCAACGATTCCGATCCTATTGCTTATTCTGATAGGCATGCCTGTATCGACTTGGGTATACTTGTCGAACTACCCGCGAAATCGCAAACTTCTTTCCCAAGCTTATTACATCATCCTTTTCACTGGTATTTTTGTTTTGCTTGAATTTGTATCTGTAAAATGTGGATCAATAACGTATCATAACGGATGGAACCTACTTTGGTCCTCATTATTCGATATGATCATGTTTATCATGCTGCGTATTCATTATCGCAAACCATTATTCGGCCTGCTCATGTCGGTACCCTATACCGGATTATTGATGATTATTTTTAATGTAGGTTTTGATAAAATGAAATGA
- a CDS encoding ABC transporter substrate-binding protein, with product MKKVSKLTMVGLVSLSVIATGCSSGTSSDANSNGGNAAKGSEKGVKLSLLSWNNEKEMKPVMDGFMAQNPNVSFDFQTAPPVKDYIAKLQTMLLSDSATDLFIIAAENRNEVIDGGYALDLTNQPFVQTMLDGNKPMLSKNGKVYAFTQTGWVGGLFYNKALFKKAGIEQEPQTWNEFIEACKKLKAAGIIPFYDNMQDVTMMHDGLFANLTLSGDPNFDEKIFKGEKTFEQGWTEPLKAFKTGLLDNKILTADMIGLTGDQIVNEFALGNVAMFTGGPWSINTIQQANPNLAYSMMAIPGPKPGGNYYAGAPGVGFAVNSKTKRKDEALKFIEYLASPEGLKKFEEGTGAIITAKGYESKVHPSIEKAYKEGLLQGKFYLPMVSWSRNQEALRNQLTISTQDMVVGKITPEDAAKSLDKKMKEMDKK from the coding sequence ATGAAAAAAGTATCGAAGTTGACCATGGTTGGGCTCGTCAGTTTGTCTGTGATCGCAACAGGATGCAGCAGTGGTACGAGTTCTGATGCGAACAGTAACGGGGGGAATGCTGCTAAAGGATCCGAAAAAGGAGTAAAGCTAAGCCTTCTTTCCTGGAATAACGAGAAGGAGATGAAGCCAGTCATGGATGGTTTTATGGCGCAAAACCCGAATGTCTCCTTTGACTTCCAGACGGCTCCTCCAGTTAAAGATTATATTGCCAAGCTGCAGACTATGTTATTGTCTGACTCTGCAACAGACCTTTTCATTATCGCGGCCGAAAACCGCAATGAAGTCATTGACGGGGGCTATGCGTTGGACTTAACGAACCAGCCATTCGTCCAAACAATGCTTGACGGCAATAAGCCGATGCTCAGCAAGAATGGGAAGGTATATGCTTTTACACAAACGGGCTGGGTTGGCGGATTATTTTACAATAAAGCACTATTTAAGAAAGCTGGGATTGAGCAGGAGCCTCAGACTTGGAACGAGTTCATAGAAGCTTGCAAGAAGCTAAAGGCAGCAGGCATCATTCCATTTTATGATAACATGCAGGATGTCACGATGATGCATGACGGACTATTCGCAAATTTGACACTCTCGGGTGATCCGAATTTTGATGAGAAAATATTTAAAGGCGAAAAAACGTTCGAACAAGGCTGGACAGAGCCGCTTAAAGCGTTCAAGACAGGCCTTCTCGATAATAAAATCTTAACAGCAGATATGATAGGCCTGACTGGCGACCAAATTGTTAATGAATTCGCATTAGGGAATGTGGCCATGTTTACTGGCGGTCCATGGAGTATCAATACGATCCAACAGGCGAACCCGAATCTTGCATACAGCATGATGGCGATTCCGGGACCAAAACCAGGGGGCAATTACTACGCTGGAGCGCCAGGCGTTGGATTCGCAGTGAACAGCAAAACGAAACGCAAAGACGAAGCACTAAAATTCATCGAATACTTGGCTTCGCCAGAAGGTCTGAAGAAGTTCGAGGAAGGTACTGGAGCCATTATTACTGCAAAAGGATATGAGAGTAAGGTTCATCCCTCGATTGAGAAGGCATATAAGGAAGGACTGCTACAAGGGAAATTCTATCTGCCTATGGTTTCATGGTCCCGCAATCAAGAGGCATTACGGAATCAGCTGACCATCTCCACACAGGATATGGTTGTCGGTAAAATCACGCCAGAGGATGCGGCCAAATCTCTCGACAAGAAAATGAAAGAAATGGACAAGAAATAA
- a CDS encoding carbohydrate ABC transporter permease, which produces MAAYPIVFNPNRLNKWITTYLLAGFLIPFQTTLIPLFELMTDFHLTDKLSGLILLYMGGSVFVFFLMTGYMKTIPRELTEAAIIDGCSIGGIFWRIILPLLKPITVTSIIYQTMWIWNDFLAPMLFLNSQSKATLVLQIYKAKGEFSVNWPMFMTLTVIALIPIFIFFILMQKQIVKGIVGGAIKG; this is translated from the coding sequence ATGGCGGCGTATCCCATTGTTTTTAATCCGAACAGGCTTAATAAATGGATCACAACCTATTTACTAGCCGGATTTCTCATTCCGTTCCAAACGACGTTGATTCCATTGTTTGAATTGATGACAGACTTTCATCTGACGGATAAATTGTCGGGGCTGATATTACTCTATATGGGCGGTTCTGTTTTCGTATTTTTTCTGATGACGGGTTATATGAAGACGATTCCTCGCGAGTTGACGGAAGCTGCAATCATTGATGGATGCAGCATTGGGGGGATTTTCTGGAGAATCATCCTGCCTCTGCTGAAGCCGATTACGGTAACGAGTATTATCTATCAAACGATGTGGATCTGGAATGATTTCCTGGCTCCGATGCTGTTTCTTAATTCACAGAGTAAAGCTACACTTGTTCTACAAATTTATAAAGCCAAGGGTGAATTCTCCGTGAATTGGCCAATGTTTATGACGCTAACGGTGATTGCCCTGATTCCGATCTTTATCTTCTTTATTTTGATGCAAAAGCAAATCGTGAAAGGCATTGTTGGTGGAGCTATTAAAGGCTAG
- a CDS encoding carbohydrate ABC transporter permease translates to MVKFMRQFQYQVFLIPILFFYTLFTIYPLIKSFLLSLTNFNGYTKVYNFVGFKNYTKIFFDDAIVSGLSYTLFYAIATTVIITLLAIPLALILDQNFLSKNVYRAIFFFPSIPSGLLLAYIWGFILAPISSGVLNKVLKTLFHLGPQPWLSDPLLAKLSTVVVSVWAGTGWHAVLYLAFLQSIPKDYFEAASIDGASKWQQIRHITLPLLAPAMTVSVMLLLTGGLKVFEIPFALTKGGPGFETYTITQVIVLRGISETNYGLASAMSIIFFLIVLVLTYFQVMWMQKREDKIQ, encoded by the coding sequence ATGGTCAAATTCATGCGGCAGTTTCAATATCAGGTTTTTCTAATTCCGATCTTGTTCTTCTATACCTTGTTTACGATATACCCGCTCATCAAGTCTTTTTTACTCAGCTTAACTAATTTTAACGGCTATACCAAAGTCTACAACTTCGTTGGATTTAAAAATTATACGAAGATTTTCTTCGACGACGCGATTGTTTCAGGTCTTTCCTACACACTTTTCTATGCCATAGCAACGACTGTTATTATAACACTCTTAGCTATACCGTTAGCTTTAATCCTAGATCAGAACTTTCTCTCAAAAAATGTGTATCGGGCTATCTTCTTCTTTCCATCTATCCCTAGCGGGCTGCTTCTAGCTTATATTTGGGGATTTATACTTGCTCCCATCTCTTCAGGGGTGCTTAACAAAGTGCTTAAGACCTTGTTCCATCTCGGTCCTCAACCATGGCTGTCTGATCCTTTGCTCGCCAAACTTTCGACGGTTGTTGTATCCGTTTGGGCGGGAACAGGGTGGCACGCTGTGCTGTACTTAGCCTTTCTACAGTCAATTCCCAAAGACTATTTCGAAGCCGCATCGATCGATGGTGCCAGCAAGTGGCAGCAGATTCGCCATATCACCCTGCCACTGCTTGCACCGGCCATGACGGTTAGTGTCATGCTGCTGTTAACCGGAGGACTGAAGGTATTTGAAATTCCGTTTGCACTGACGAAAGGCGGACCTGGCTTTGAAACGTATACCATCACACAAGTCATTGTTCTTCGGGGTATTTCTGAAACCAATTACGGGCTTGCATCCGCCATGTCCATTATTTTCTTCCTCATCGTGTTGGTTCTGACTTATTTCCAAGTGATGTGGATGCAAAAGCGGGAGGATAAGATCCAATGA
- the lspA gene encoding signal peptidase II, translating into MLFYLIIFVVTAVDQITKVWIRSILKVGESMPFYKDIISFSHYQNSGAAGSTLQGSARYLGILAVVIIAVILYYRKKGSFQGFFKECGAAFFVGGAIGNGIERLLFGKVTDFIVFRSGNGVMNLADLVINLGVVFFVLDMLLSYRHKLLPKEKKFQ; encoded by the coding sequence ATGTTATTTTATCTCATCATATTTGTAGTGACAGCCGTGGATCAAATTACGAAGGTATGGATTCGGTCTATCCTAAAAGTAGGCGAATCTATGCCGTTTTATAAAGACATCATTTCGTTTTCGCATTATCAAAATAGTGGAGCAGCAGGCAGTACGCTGCAGGGCTCAGCTCGTTATTTAGGAATTCTTGCAGTTGTAATTATTGCTGTTATTTTGTATTACCGGAAAAAAGGAAGCTTTCAAGGATTCTTCAAAGAGTGTGGTGCCGCATTTTTCGTGGGCGGGGCGATTGGTAATGGAATCGAACGATTATTATTTGGCAAAGTGACCGACTTCATCGTGTTTCGCTCTGGCAATGGTGTGATGAATTTGGCTGACTTAGTCATTAATTTGGGTGTAGTGTTTTTTGTACTGGATATGTTGCTCTCTTACAGGCATAAATTGCTTCCAAAAGAGAAAAAATTTCAATAA
- a CDS encoding helix-turn-helix domain-containing protein, whose protein sequence is MKLMIADDQMSLHIFLDKMMDWASLGITDILHVYNGEEAAAQAVTYKPDILIIDIRMPILDGLGALKQLQSMDKRPKSVILSAYDQFEYARDALRLHVFQYLLKPVDTRLLENVIIELVQEIHAENHLLITNCLDKAAHRIPLSNTDLIILRDSFQLLGITRYAVWTVSGNVPMPEFLSDKCMSSIDVQNELFSFKSTISSENRIICFGMKKAYNYEYLMELRESLLKKWGEEAPDRILSIGMSRIETNIEELSSAINVSAHAAQTNLNQSGTSKLEHTVRKIKAYVESKVDDDLSLQTVADQFQIDKYQLSRIFKQEIGVNYWAFVTKIRMQKAAHLLLETSWKNNSIAERIGFVDESHFSRTFKKYFGVTPKEYRSSQIVDKDA, encoded by the coding sequence ATGAAATTGATGATAGCTGATGATCAAATGTCACTTCACATTTTTTTGGATAAAATGATGGACTGGGCGTCTCTAGGTATTACAGATATTCTGCATGTCTACAACGGGGAAGAGGCAGCCGCGCAGGCGGTTACTTATAAGCCAGACATTCTTATCATCGATATCCGGATGCCTATCCTTGATGGACTTGGTGCACTTAAACAGCTGCAATCGATGGATAAGCGACCGAAGAGCGTCATTTTGAGTGCCTATGATCAGTTTGAATATGCGAGGGATGCGCTCCGGCTTCATGTTTTCCAATATCTCCTAAAGCCAGTGGATACACGATTATTGGAGAATGTGATTATTGAGCTTGTACAAGAGATTCATGCAGAGAACCATTTGCTGATTACAAACTGCTTGGACAAGGCTGCGCATCGCATTCCTTTATCCAATACAGATCTAATCATCCTGAGGGATAGTTTTCAATTGTTGGGAATTACTCGGTATGCTGTATGGACAGTATCAGGTAACGTGCCTATGCCGGAGTTCCTTTCGGATAAGTGCATGTCAAGTATAGATGTTCAGAACGAATTGTTTTCGTTTAAATCTACAATCAGTAGTGAAAATAGGATTATTTGCTTCGGGATGAAAAAGGCTTATAACTACGAATATCTCATGGAACTCCGTGAATCTTTGTTGAAAAAATGGGGAGAAGAAGCGCCTGATCGTATCCTGAGCATTGGTATGAGTCGTATCGAGACGAATATCGAAGAACTTTCTTCGGCAATTAACGTTAGTGCGCATGCCGCCCAAACAAATCTTAACCAATCCGGAACATCTAAGCTTGAACATACCGTGCGTAAAATCAAAGCGTATGTGGAATCGAAAGTAGATGATGATCTTTCTTTACAAACCGTTGCTGATCAATTCCAAATCGATAAGTATCAGCTAAGCCGTATTTTTAAACAGGAAATTGGCGTCAATTATTGGGCTTTTGTCACCAAAATAAGGATGCAAAAAGCAGCACATCTCTTGCTGGAGACAAGTTGGAAAAATAACAGCATAGCTGAACGAATTGGCTTTGTAGATGAGAGTCATTTCAGCCGGACATTTAAGAAATATTTTGGCGTAACACCGAAGGAATATCGATCATCCCAAATCGTGGACAAGGATGCATGA
- a CDS encoding glycosyl hydrolase, with protein MKAPLFRDPIYDGAADPTVIWNRQAQEWWMIYTNRRATAEEIGVAWVHGTDLGVASSSDGGKNWVYRGILSGLNIEWGRNTFWAPEIIWHDGLYHMYVSYIQGVPNEWASHKRSMLHYTSPDLLAWTYRSVIQLSSDYVIDACIYQMPDGRFRMWYKDEANGSTTYAADSANLYDWHVVGSVLTERPHEGPNVFFLKGYYWMIVDEWRGQGVYRSNDLEKWERSGLILDQPGSREDDGTIGLHADVVVQGDTAYIFYFTHPDRKSDKPVSQGSSYATRRSSIQSARLDVIDGILVCDRDEPFELLLRQEPQLWEKSTI; from the coding sequence ATGAAAGCACCATTATTTCGTGATCCGATTTATGATGGAGCCGCTGACCCCACTGTTATCTGGAACAGACAGGCTCAAGAGTGGTGGATGATTTACACCAACCGGAGAGCTACGGCCGAAGAAATAGGTGTCGCATGGGTGCATGGAACCGATCTTGGTGTCGCATCTTCCAGTGATGGTGGGAAAAATTGGGTTTATCGTGGTATTCTTTCCGGTTTGAATATAGAGTGGGGCCGAAATACATTTTGGGCGCCGGAGATTATATGGCACGACGGTCTCTATCACATGTATGTCAGCTACATTCAAGGTGTACCGAACGAATGGGCCAGCCATAAGCGCAGCATGCTTCACTATACGAGTCCCGATTTGCTTGCATGGACCTATCGATCTGTAATCCAGCTCAGCTCGGACTACGTCATTGACGCCTGCATATACCAGATGCCGGATGGCCGATTCCGGATGTGGTATAAAGATGAGGCCAATGGATCGACAACCTATGCTGCGGACAGTGCGAATTTGTATGATTGGCATGTAGTTGGCTCAGTCCTCACGGAACGCCCGCATGAAGGACCAAACGTATTCTTTCTTAAGGGCTACTATTGGATGATTGTCGATGAATGGCGTGGCCAGGGCGTTTACCGTTCTAACGATTTGGAGAAATGGGAACGAAGCGGTCTCATTCTCGACCAACCCGGCAGTCGTGAAGACGACGGAACAATTGGCCTTCACGCCGATGTCGTGGTGCAAGGTGACACCGCGTATATTTTTTATTTCACCCATCCGGATCGGAAAAGCGACAAACCAGTTTCCCAAGGCTCATCCTATGCAACCCGTCGGTCCTCTATTCAATCTGCACGGCTAGATGTAATCGATGGCATCCTGGTATGTGATCGTGACGAACCCTTCGAGCTGTTGCTCCGTCAGGAACCGCAGCTTTGGGAAAAGTCGACTATATAA
- a CDS encoding sensor histidine kinase, protein MIQRLRGMSFNNGIAFLIRSLLQRTIIRTILLSYLGINVLLLATLGLLSVRDSTAALTQEMTQSSFKIMEQAARGLSFNFEEATRPLVLMAGHYSVISLMAYGDKISIEERIQHERNIADLAFGVTSFQSLISDILILGKNGYINNLDGRKTLRWDYPFTNQPWFQEAVWANPNKGFVTLGLHKQNYYVTSSISKYNQPTLSIAFPVTDSMRTTVGAVIANLDLNKINSMFELSSYQKNENIFMVDENRTIMVHKSKESIGQILFFPGIANIYKEDSGSFISTIEGREQLVIYHTTAVKGLRMISTIPMSEISKQSSQLRSNLIGFLYLFLILNALTSVLMTIHIARPFRRLLSTVDSTGEDSLFVVPKNYKYQELNVIGNKFKELVNRIELLVKQNYVAQIAMKEVELKTLQSQIHPHFLFNTLQLLQTEIVCGHTEDSNHLVLSLSNLLRYSMRRSDETVELKQELQNVNDYLFIINRKYDNRILIQTHIPNPAVLKCQTVKLILQPIVENAILHGFKENPQGAKLSIHIVSVKKGVLIEIKDNGGGMTKDHLRVLASKLENTESSEGSIGLYNVNQRLRLKFGPDYGLRIRSVQHSFTSVYIVLPDR, encoded by the coding sequence GTGATTCAAAGATTACGTGGAATGAGTTTCAATAACGGGATTGCATTTTTGATTCGCTCACTGCTGCAAAGAACGATTATTCGTACGATCTTATTATCGTATCTGGGCATTAATGTGTTATTGCTCGCTACTCTTGGGCTGCTGTCCGTCCGTGATTCTACGGCTGCGCTGACTCAGGAAATGACGCAATCCAGTTTTAAAATAATGGAGCAGGCTGCTCGGGGGTTAAGCTTTAATTTTGAGGAAGCGACCCGTCCGCTAGTCCTCATGGCAGGTCACTATTCAGTCATCTCGTTAATGGCATACGGCGACAAGATTTCGATCGAAGAGCGAATTCAGCATGAGCGGAACATAGCCGATCTGGCATTTGGTGTAACTTCGTTTCAATCGTTGATTAGCGATATTTTAATTCTAGGAAAAAATGGTTATATCAACAATCTGGATGGTCGCAAAACGCTCCGTTGGGATTATCCTTTCACTAACCAACCATGGTTTCAAGAAGCTGTTTGGGCAAATCCGAATAAGGGTTTCGTAACACTAGGTCTCCATAAACAAAATTACTATGTAACATCGAGTATTTCCAAATATAATCAACCTACCCTATCGATTGCGTTTCCGGTGACAGATAGCATGAGAACGACCGTCGGCGCGGTCATCGCTAATTTGGATTTAAACAAAATTAACTCGATGTTCGAACTTAGCTCTTATCAAAAAAATGAAAATATTTTTATGGTGGATGAAAATAGAACAATAATGGTTCATAAAAGTAAGGAGTCTATAGGCCAAATCTTATTTTTCCCAGGCATTGCTAACATTTACAAAGAAGATTCCGGAAGTTTCATTTCTACAATTGAGGGAAGGGAGCAGCTTGTCATTTATCACACAACCGCGGTGAAAGGGCTGCGCATGATCTCTACGATTCCAATGTCGGAGATTAGTAAGCAATCCTCACAACTCAGATCGAACCTTATCGGATTTCTTTATCTTTTCCTCATATTGAATGCGCTTACGTCAGTCTTGATGACCATTCACATTGCTCGTCCCTTTAGGCGGCTGCTGTCCACGGTTGATAGTACGGGAGAAGACAGTCTCTTCGTCGTTCCCAAAAATTACAAATATCAGGAGCTGAACGTAATTGGCAACAAATTTAAGGAATTAGTTAACAGGATCGAACTTCTGGTTAAGCAAAATTATGTTGCGCAAATCGCAATGAAGGAAGTAGAGCTTAAAACACTGCAGTCGCAAATCCATCCGCATTTTCTGTTTAATACGCTTCAACTTCTACAAACAGAAATCGTCTGCGGCCATACAGAGGACTCCAACCATTTGGTGCTTTCGCTTAGTAATTTACTGAGGTATTCCATGCGGCGATCAGATGAAACCGTTGAATTGAAACAAGAACTGCAAAACGTCAATGATTATTTGTTTATCATCAACCGCAAATATGACAATCGAATCCTCATTCAGACCCATATTCCGAATCCTGCTGTACTGAAATGTCAAACGGTGAAGCTAATTCTACAACCAATTGTTGAGAACGCCATTCTACATGGCTTTAAGGAGAATCCGCAAGGTGCGAAGTTATCCATCCACATTGTATCTGTGAAAAAGGGCGTTTTGATCGAAATTAAGGATAATGGGGGCGGTATGACGAAAGACCATTTGAGGGTGCTTGCTTCCAAGTTAGAGAATACAGAATCTTCAGAAGGAAGTATCGGTTTATACAATGTTAACCAGCGATTAAGGTTAAAGTTCGGTCCTGATTATGGTCTTAGGATTCGAAGCGTGCAACATTCGTTTACAAGCGTATACATTGTACTTCCTGATCGATAA
- a CDS encoding DNA topoisomerase III has protein sequence MKILVLTEKPSVAKEIARVLGCNQKQKHHYEGAKYVVTWALGHLVTLAEPDDYDPKYKTWNLEDLPIIPERMKLKVMKETSQQYRAIEQLSRRGDLAELVIATDAGREGELVARWIMELIRWKKPFKRLWISSQTDQAIREGFAQLKPGTDYNRLYQAAVCRSEADWLIGLNVTRALTSKFGASLSAGRVQTPTLAMMINREAEIRDFRSVDYWLIEADLGSFRVVWRDPKTGDTRIFDRERADALKAKLQGHSGKILHVQKTEKQIPHPLAYDLTELQRDANRKFGFSAKQTSNVLQRLYEQYKLVTYPRTDSRYLTSDMVPTLLGRLKGAAIGPYAALAAPFIRKPLTITKRIVDDSKVSDHHAIIPTGEAISLATLSADERRLYDLILRRFLALFCGPCRYDETKLTVEIAGEKLYASGKVVKQAGWKDVYGATDFTDPDREESESDEDSAQLLPQAAEKDAVTVRNARQLSRQTKPPARYNEASLLSQMEKWGLGTPATRADIIEKLVSSDTIERQGSLLIPTGKGTQLIELASEELRSPELTARWELELERISKGKGSMEQFLSGIRKKAAELVDEVKKSSAAYKPHNLTGSKCPDCGEFLQEVKGKRGRYLVCSSRECSYKREADGQLTNHRCPQCHKKMEIHTGKSGKYFQCRPCNVVEKIDNESTGGGRRASAKANRQLIEKFSDQTQLGNSLADKLMAALQQKKDE, from the coding sequence ATGAAAATTCTTGTACTCACCGAAAAACCAAGCGTCGCCAAAGAAATTGCCCGTGTCCTTGGCTGCAACCAAAAGCAAAAACACCATTATGAAGGTGCCAAATATGTCGTCACTTGGGCACTTGGCCATCTCGTCACCCTTGCCGAGCCCGACGATTACGATCCCAAGTACAAAACATGGAACCTGGAAGATCTCCCTATCATCCCTGAACGCATGAAGCTTAAGGTGATGAAGGAAACATCGCAGCAGTACCGTGCGATCGAACAGCTTAGCCGTCGGGGGGACCTTGCAGAGCTGGTCATTGCGACGGATGCGGGGCGCGAGGGCGAGCTCGTCGCGCGCTGGATTATGGAGCTGATCCGCTGGAAGAAGCCGTTCAAACGGCTTTGGATCTCGTCGCAGACGGATCAAGCGATTCGCGAAGGCTTCGCGCAGCTGAAGCCTGGCACGGACTACAACCGGCTGTATCAAGCAGCCGTCTGCCGTTCCGAGGCCGATTGGCTGATCGGCCTGAATGTCACCCGCGCGCTGACCAGCAAGTTCGGCGCGTCCTTGTCTGCTGGGCGTGTGCAGACGCCAACGCTAGCCATGATGATCAACCGCGAGGCGGAAATCCGGGATTTCCGGTCCGTCGACTATTGGTTGATCGAAGCCGATCTGGGCTCTTTCCGCGTGGTGTGGCGAGACCCCAAAACAGGCGATACGCGCATTTTTGACCGCGAGCGCGCAGATGCCTTAAAAGCGAAGCTGCAAGGCCATAGCGGCAAAATCCTGCACGTCCAAAAAACCGAAAAGCAGATTCCGCATCCGCTTGCTTATGACCTAACCGAATTGCAGCGCGATGCTAACCGCAAATTTGGTTTCTCTGCCAAGCAGACGTCGAATGTGCTGCAAAGATTGTATGAGCAGTACAAGTTGGTCACCTATCCGCGCACGGATTCACGTTACTTGACCTCGGACATGGTGCCGACCCTGCTTGGCAGACTTAAGGGCGCAGCTATTGGCCCCTACGCAGCGCTAGCGGCTCCTTTTATTCGTAAACCCTTAACGATTACGAAACGCATTGTAGACGATTCCAAGGTCAGCGATCACCATGCGATTATTCCAACCGGTGAAGCCATTTCACTCGCCACCTTAAGCGCTGACGAACGCCGTCTCTATGATCTCATTTTGCGGAGATTCCTGGCCTTGTTCTGCGGTCCTTGCCGCTATGATGAAACCAAGCTGACTGTGGAAATAGCCGGAGAGAAGCTGTATGCATCGGGTAAAGTGGTTAAACAAGCCGGTTGGAAAGACGTGTACGGAGCCACTGATTTCACCGATCCAGATCGGGAAGAATCCGAGTCTGATGAAGACTCTGCTCAGTTGCTGCCCCAAGCTGCCGAAAAAGATGCAGTAACCGTCCGTAACGCCCGTCAATTAAGCCGCCAGACAAAACCGCCTGCTAGGTACAACGAGGCCTCCTTGCTTTCTCAAATGGAAAAATGGGGCCTGGGCACACCCGCTACACGCGCTGATATTATTGAGAAGCTTGTGTCTTCCGACACCATCGAACGTCAAGGCTCCTTACTCATTCCGACTGGCAAAGGCACTCAGCTTATTGAGCTTGCTTCGGAGGAGCTGCGTTCTCCTGAGCTTACAGCACGTTGGGAGCTGGAGCTTGAACGCATTTCCAAAGGCAAAGGAAGCATGGAGCAATTCCTAAGCGGCATTCGCAAAAAAGCAGCCGAGCTGGTCGATGAGGTCAAGAAAAGCTCTGCAGCCTATAAGCCGCATAATTTAACAGGCAGCAAATGCCCGGATTGCGGTGAGTTTCTTCAAGAAGTGAAGGGGAAACGAGGTCGTTACCTCGTTTGTTCCAGCCGAGAATGCTCCTATAAACGCGAAGCTGACGGACAACTGACCAACCACCGCTGCCCGCAGTGTCATAAGAAAATGGAGATCCACACCGGCAAATCCGGCAAGTATTTCCAATGCCGTCCTTGCAACGTCGTGGAGAAAATAGATAACGAATCAACCGGCGGTGGCCGTCGCGCCTCTGCCAAAGCGAACCGTCAGCTGATCGAGAAGTTTTCCGATCAAACCCAGCTGGGCAACTCGCTCGCTGACAAATTGATGGCTGCGCTGCAGCAGAAGAAAGACGAGTAA
- a CDS encoding DUF6171 family protein, with translation MTDCKGCSATVHVSSEEIAQLFGETLRIRNVKLTTEEEYDRRMSVCQSCEAYQFGTTCRWCGCLMAVKAKLSAANCPAPQGSKW, from the coding sequence ATGACGGATTGCAAGGGTTGCTCGGCAACGGTGCATGTTTCTTCAGAAGAAATTGCACAATTATTCGGGGAAACACTTCGCATTCGCAATGTCAAACTTACGACTGAAGAAGAGTATGACCGGCGAATGTCGGTATGTCAAAGCTGCGAGGCCTACCAATTCGGTACAACTTGCCGTTGGTGCGGCTGTCTGATGGCTGTAAAAGCTAAGCTATCCGCAGCCAACTGTCCGGCACCGCAAGGGAGCAAATGGTAA
- a CDS encoding HAD hydrolase-like protein: MVKHILFDFDGTLVDSRALLVKLYNEMAMQYQFRRIRDQDLAILRSLSISERVDRLGVPVLQIPKLVTAGRQLYQENIRTLHIVPGMKEVIARVSSQGMKSSILSSNSEVNIRQILKNNKLDGAFKEIISAKHIFGKHHSIRKVMKQWGTSPSRMIYVGDELRDIEACRKLGVPIVAVTWGYDSQHLLLSGKPDYLVNSPRELLKTLLSLT, from the coding sequence ATGGTAAAACACATCCTCTTTGATTTTGATGGGACACTGGTCGATTCTAGAGCATTGCTTGTTAAGCTTTATAATGAAATGGCCATGCAGTATCAATTTCGCAGGATTCGAGATCAAGACCTTGCGATTCTGAGATCACTTTCGATCTCTGAGCGGGTGGATCGTTTAGGTGTTCCGGTACTCCAAATTCCAAAGCTAGTAACGGCCGGAAGACAGCTCTATCAAGAGAATATTCGTACACTACACATTGTACCTGGGATGAAAGAGGTTATTGCCAGAGTTTCGTCACAAGGGATGAAAAGCTCCATTCTCTCTTCCAATTCCGAGGTAAATATTCGTCAGATTCTTAAAAATAATAAGCTGGATGGCGCGTTCAAGGAAATCATTTCGGCTAAACATATTTTTGGTAAGCATCATTCGATTCGCAAAGTAATGAAACAATGGGGGACTTCCCCCTCGCGGATGATCTATGTTGGAGATGAATTAAGGGATATCGAGGCTTGCAGGAAACTAGGCGTACCCATAGTTGCCGTTACATGGGGCTATGACTCGCAGCATTTATTGCTCAGCGGAAAGCCCGATTACTTAGTAAACTCTCCCAGAGAGCTGCTAAAAACACTTCTGTCCTTAACCTGA